The following proteins come from a genomic window of Nicotiana tomentosiformis chromosome 12, ASM39032v3, whole genome shotgun sequence:
- the LOC104116431 gene encoding uncharacterized protein — translation MSSDQQKSHEDERAGAEIVYGAEECYRHSVEMLQDLGFPKGVLPLKDLEECGHVRETGFVWMKQKAPYEHYFTATKTLVSYAIEVTAYVEKCKMKKMTGVKSKQLFLWVPIVEMSIEDPASKKIYFKTPMGIGKTFPITAFMSEEEKQKYLEKANE, via the coding sequence ATGTCTAGTGATCAGCAGAAATCACACGAAGATGAACGCGCAGGAGCAGAAATTGTATACGGAGCTGAAGAATGCTACCGCCATTCAGTAGAAATGTTACAAGATTTAGGATTTCCGAAAGGAGTCCTTCCTCTTAAAGATCTTGAAGAATGTGGACACGTTCGTGAAACTGGATTTGTGTGGATGAAACAAAAGGCCCCGTACGAGCATTATTTTACTGCAACAAAAACTCTTGTAAGCTATGCTATTGAGGTAACTGCATATGTGGAGAAATGTAAGATGAAAAAAATGACTGGTGTTAAGAGTAAGCAACTATTTCTTTGGGTGCCAATTGTTGAAATGAGCATTGAAGATCCTGCTTCAAAAAAGATTTATTTCAAGACTCCTATGGGAATTGGAAAGACTTTTCCTATTACTGCTTTTATGAGTGAGGAGGAAAAGCAAAAGTACTTAGAGAAAGCCAATGAGTAG
- the LOC104116430 gene encoding methionine gamma-lyase → MADKLQQNAVVSNKKLSASDERDHCDDVIVAKKPTKHHLIWDDPAAALANARHEFGEHGGVNMSIEASATFTVMDPEILSRMFAGELGPDRDFFIYSRHFNPTVLNLGRLMAALEGTEAAYCTSSGMSAIASVMLQLCSSGDHVVASRSLYGGTHALLTHFLPRTSNITTSFADIRDFDMVNEAIVEGKTKVLYFESISNPTLTVSNIPELCRIAHEKGVTVVVDNTFAPMVLSPARLGADVVVHSISKYISGGADVIAGAVCGPASLVNSMMDLRQGALMLLGPTMNAKVAFELSERLPHLSLRMKEHCNRALIFATRMTNLGLKVIYPGLENHPDNALLKSMANKDYGYGGILCLDMGTEERANRLMNVLQNCTQFGFMAVSLGYYETLMSCSGSSTSSEMNNQEKELAGISPGLVRMSVGYNGTLEQKWTQLEKALSEMQ, encoded by the exons ATGGCGGATAAATTGCAACAAAACGCGGTCGTTTCAAACAAGAAGTTATCGGCTTCCGATGAACGTGATCATTGTGACGACGTCATCGTGGCCAAAAAACCAACGAAGCACCACCTCATATGGGACGATCCAGCGGCGGCGTTGGCAAATGCCCGCCATGAATTTGGCGAACATGGCGGAGTCAACATGTCCATCGAAGCCTCCGCCACATTCACCGTCATGGACCCCGAGATTTTGAGCCGCATGTTCGCGGGGGAACTTGGCCCTGACCGTGATTTCTTCATTTATAGCCGTCATTTCAATCCTACCGTCCTCAATTTGGGGCGCCTCATGGCGGCCTTAGAGGGTACCGAGGCCGCCTACTGCACGTCCTCTGGCATGTCAGCCATCGCATCCGTGATGCTCCAGCTCTGCAGCTCAGGAGACCACGTGGTGGCCTCGCGTTCCTTGTACGGAGGGACGCATGCTTTGCTCACGCACTTTTTACCGAGGACGTCTAATATAACGACGTCGTTTGCGGACATTAGGGATTTTGATATGGTTAATGAAGCAATTGTGGAAGGGAAAACGAAGGTGTTGTATTTTGAATCAATTTCAAATCCGACGTTGACGGTTTCGAATATTCCCGAGTTGTGTAGGATAGCGCATGAGAAGGGGGTGACGGTGGTGGTGGACAACACATTTGCTCCGATGGTGTTGTCTCCGGCGAGGTTGGGAGCCGACGTCGTCGTTCATAGTATCTCCAAGTATATTAGTGGTGGTGCTGACGTCATTGCAG GTGCTGTGTGTGGACCGGCAAGTCTAGTGAACTCAATGATGGATCTTCGTCAAGGGGCACTGATGCTACTAGGCCCAACCATGAACGCGAAGGTCGCGTTCGAACTGTCAGAAAGACTTCCTCACTTAAGCTTAAGAATGAAAGAGCATTGCAATCGCGCTCTCATTTTCGCTACTAGAATGACGAATCTCGGGCTCAAAGTCATTTACCCAGGTCTAGAAAATCACCCAGATAATGCCCTTCTCAAGTCCATGGCCAATAAAGACTATGGCTATGGTGGAATTTTGTGTCTGGACATGGGAACTGAGGAAAGAGCGAACCGTTTGATGAATGTTTTGCAAAATTGCACACAATTTGGGTTCATGGCAGTGAGTTTGGGTTATTATGAGACACTTATGTCATGTTCGGGCAGTAGTACTAGTAGTGAAATGAATAACCAAGAGAAGGAATTGGCTGGGATTTCGCCTGGTTTGGTGAGAATGTCAGTTGGATATAATGGTACGTTGGAGCAGAAATGGACCCAGCTCGAGAAAGCGTTGTCCGAAATGCAATAG